A part of Acidobacteriota bacterium genomic DNA contains:
- the aroA gene encoding 3-phosphoshikimate 1-carboxyvinyltransferase — MTLDVPVPGSKSMTQRALVMAALASRPLEIRGALPCDDSRHLTALLGALGASVAWDADTARVRPGPLRGTGEPLYCGNGGTTLRFGSCLALVTDGPLWLDGDARMRERPVGPLGDALERLGVRVGYPVRQGFPPLRLERTGPAPAEVTVDTSLSSQFASGLLLAAPALGRPLTVRLAGDLVSEPYLEMTVRMMERAGIRLERPDTRTIRVFPGDYAAGAAGGFTVEPDWSSASFVLAAGFVSGRPVRVPGLLSPGESLQGDAAFGGMLKALSTEADPAFDLARTPDLIAPLAACALYARGPVRIRGAKHTRIKECDRIAVLAAAFRQLGANITEHADGLDLHPFAAPPAVDATLDDAGDHRMAMAYGVLSLRSPGVRAANPGCVSKSFPGFWETLARIRAAGPLRGPVLIGMRGAGKTEIGRRLASATGLRFVDADAELERRAGLDIPRVFERHGEAGFREREHALLLELLGEPGTVLATGGGAVLHAKVREALRERFTVWLHADPAILAQRVRGSGRPSLTGEPPEAELPNVFALREPLYRECARMRVDTSVAGPGEAAEKIGRAWGREGDDRARERNPKGQEGFKDD; from the coding sequence ATGACCCTCGACGTCCCGGTCCCCGGAAGCAAGAGCATGACCCAGCGGGCCCTGGTGATGGCCGCCCTGGCCTCGCGTCCGCTGGAGATCCGCGGGGCGCTCCCCTGCGACGACTCCCGTCACCTCACGGCCCTTCTCGGCGCCCTGGGCGCGAGCGTCGCGTGGGACGCCGACACGGCGCGCGTCCGGCCGGGCCCGCTCAGGGGGACCGGGGAGCCCCTGTACTGCGGCAACGGCGGGACCACCCTCCGGTTCGGGAGCTGCCTCGCCCTGGTGACGGATGGCCCGCTGTGGCTGGACGGCGACGCCCGGATGCGCGAGCGCCCCGTCGGACCACTCGGCGACGCCCTGGAGAGGCTGGGCGTCCGGGTGGGGTATCCCGTCCGGCAGGGTTTCCCGCCCCTTCGCCTGGAACGGACCGGCCCCGCCCCGGCAGAGGTGACTGTGGACACCTCCCTCTCCAGCCAGTTCGCCAGCGGGCTGCTCCTGGCGGCCCCTGCCCTCGGCCGCCCGCTGACGGTCCGCCTGGCCGGAGACCTGGTCTCGGAGCCCTACCTGGAGATGACGGTCCGGATGATGGAGCGGGCGGGGATCCGGCTCGAACGCCCCGACACCCGGACCATCCGGGTCTTCCCGGGGGACTACGCCGCCGGGGCCGCGGGGGGCTTCACGGTGGAACCCGACTGGTCCTCGGCCTCCTTCGTCCTCGCCGCGGGCTTCGTCTCGGGCCGGCCCGTCCGCGTCCCGGGACTCCTTTCCCCCGGCGAGTCCCTGCAGGGGGACGCGGCCTTCGGCGGGATGCTGAAAGCCCTGTCGACCGAGGCCGACCCGGCGTTCGACCTGGCCCGCACGCCCGACCTCATCGCGCCCCTGGCGGCCTGCGCGCTCTACGCCCGGGGGCCGGTCCGGATCCGGGGGGCGAAGCACACCCGGATCAAGGAGTGCGACCGCATCGCCGTCCTGGCGGCGGCCTTCCGGCAGCTGGGCGCGAACATCACCGAACACGCGGACGGCCTCGACCTGCATCCCTTCGCGGCGCCCCCCGCCGTGGACGCGACCCTGGACGATGCCGGCGACCACCGCATGGCCATGGCGTACGGGGTCCTCTCGCTCCGGTCCCCCGGGGTCCGGGCCGCCAACCCGGGGTGCGTGTCCAAGTCCTTCCCGGGGTTCTGGGAGACCCTGGCGCGGATCCGGGCGGCGGGGCCGCTGCGGGGACCCGTGCTGATCGGCATGCGGGGGGCCGGGAAAACCGAGATCGGCCGCCGGCTGGCGTCGGCGACGGGCCTGCGCTTCGTCGACGCCGATGCCGAACTGGAGCGCCGGGCGGGCCTGGACATCCCCCGGGTCTTCGAACGGCACGGCGAGGCGGGCTTCCGGGAGCGGGAGCACGCCCTGCTGCTCGAATTGCTCGGCGAGCCGGGCACGGTGCTGGCCACCGGCGGCGGAGCGGTGTTGCACGCCAAAGTGCGGGAGGCCCTCCGGGAGCGTTTCACCGTCTGGCTGCACGCGGACCCGGCGATCCTGGCGCAGCGGGTCCGGGGCTCCGGGCGGCCCAGCCTGACGGGGGAGCCGCCCGAGGCGGAGCTGCCCAACGTTTTCGCGCTCCGGGAACCGCTCTACCGGGAGTGCGCCCGGATGAGGGTGGACACCAGCGTGGCCGGCCCCGGGGAGGCGGCGGAAAAGATCGGGAGGGCGTGGGGGAGAGAGGGGGATGACAGAGCGAGGGAAAGGAACCCAAAGGGCCAAGAGGGCTTCAAGGATGACTGA
- the trpD gene encoding anthranilate phosphoribosyltransferase, producing the protein MREVLEQLCAGRSLERAAARDLFRQVVEGSVPEPVLAAVLTALKVKGETAGELAGAAEALRSSALPLGDLPFPVADSCGTGGDGTGTVNASTAAALVCAACGVRVAKHGNRSVSSACGSADVLEACGVRVDGDPAFVRRALDEVGIGFLFAPRFHPGVRHAMPVRRALGVRTIFNLLGPLCNPAAPRYQLLGVYDAALCRPVAETLALLGCERALVVHGDGLDEIALHGPTTAVLLDGGRLEAFVLDPSHAGFERAPVEALRGGGAAENGAWLRGILRGEGDPVHQHWVALNAGALLWVTGETANLRDGARRALDTLAQGLAAPLLDRWVALSRSHRETGGES; encoded by the coding sequence GTGCGTGAGGTCCTGGAACAGCTCTGCGCCGGGCGATCTCTCGAGCGGGCCGCGGCGCGGGACCTCTTCCGGCAGGTGGTGGAGGGATCCGTCCCGGAGCCCGTGCTGGCCGCCGTCCTCACGGCCCTCAAGGTCAAGGGCGAGACGGCGGGCGAACTGGCCGGGGCGGCCGAGGCGCTGCGATCCTCGGCGCTGCCCCTGGGCGACCTCCCCTTCCCCGTGGCCGACAGCTGCGGCACCGGCGGCGACGGCACGGGCACGGTGAACGCCTCCACCGCCGCGGCCCTGGTCTGCGCGGCCTGCGGCGTCCGCGTGGCCAAGCACGGGAACCGCTCCGTCTCGTCCGCGTGCGGCTCCGCGGACGTGCTGGAGGCCTGCGGAGTGAGGGTCGACGGCGACCCGGCCTTCGTGCGCCGCGCCCTGGACGAGGTGGGGATCGGTTTTCTCTTCGCGCCCCGCTTCCACCCCGGCGTGCGGCACGCCATGCCGGTCCGCCGGGCCCTGGGGGTGCGGACCATCTTCAACCTCCTGGGCCCCCTCTGCAACCCCGCGGCGCCCCGGTACCAGCTCCTGGGCGTCTACGACGCGGCCCTTTGCCGGCCCGTCGCCGAGACGCTGGCGCTGCTGGGCTGCGAACGCGCCCTGGTGGTGCACGGGGACGGGCTGGACGAGATCGCCCTCCACGGGCCCACCACCGCCGTTCTCCTGGACGGCGGCCGGCTGGAAGCCTTCGTCCTGGACCCCTCGCACGCCGGCTTCGAACGGGCGCCCGTCGAGGCGCTCCGGGGCGGCGGCGCGGCGGAGAACGGGGCCTGGCTGCGGGGGATCCTCCGCGGAGAAGGGGACCCTGTCCACCAGCACTGGGTGGCCCTGAACGCCGGGGCGCTCCTGTGGGTCACCGGGGAAACCGCCAACCTCCGGGACGGCGCCCGCCGGGCCCTGGACACCCTCGCGCAGGGCCTCGCCGCCCCCCTCCTGGACCGCTGGGTCGCCCTCTCCCGCTCCCATCGGGAAACGGGGGGAGAATCATGA
- the trpB gene encoding tryptophan synthase subunit beta: MQQSGRFGDFGGAFVPQILLPALEELEANFLAARPDPAFQAELGDLLTHYAGRPTPLYACRNLGRGTNARLLLKREDLVHGGAHKTNQVLAQALLARRSGKTRLIAETGAGQHGVATAMAGALFGLKTRVYMGARDVERQQPNVFRMRLMGAEVVSVESGSRTLKDAVNEALRDWAASFGDTHYVLGTVAGPHPYPLMVREFQRVIGREARAQVLAAEGRLPDAVVACVGGGSNAMGIFADFVDDTDVRLVGVEAAGRGLHTGKHCMSLQAGRPGVLHGAFSYLLQDDDGQVLESHSVAAGLDYPGVGPEHAWLKATGRAEYVGVTDDEALEAFAALSAAEGIIPALESAHALAHALKMTESAAPGTLLLVNLSGRGDKDLDQVRSQPRMRALMSDPPPPPQTLKEH; this comes from the coding sequence ATGCAACAATCCGGCAGATTCGGCGACTTCGGCGGGGCCTTCGTCCCGCAGATCCTCCTCCCCGCCCTGGAGGAACTGGAAGCCAACTTCCTCGCGGCCCGCCCCGACCCGGCCTTCCAGGCGGAACTGGGCGATCTCCTGACCCATTACGCCGGCCGCCCCACGCCCCTTTACGCCTGCCGCAACCTGGGACGGGGCACGAACGCCCGCCTCCTGCTCAAGCGGGAGGACCTGGTGCACGGCGGCGCCCACAAGACCAACCAGGTCCTCGCGCAGGCACTGCTGGCCCGGCGGTCCGGCAAGACCCGCCTCATCGCCGAGACCGGCGCGGGGCAGCACGGCGTCGCCACCGCCATGGCGGGGGCCCTCTTCGGGCTGAAGACGCGGGTCTACATGGGCGCGCGGGACGTGGAGCGCCAGCAGCCCAACGTCTTCCGCATGCGGCTCATGGGGGCGGAGGTGGTGAGCGTGGAGAGCGGCTCCCGCACCCTCAAGGACGCCGTCAACGAGGCCCTGCGCGACTGGGCCGCCTCCTTCGGGGACACCCACTACGTCCTGGGCACCGTGGCGGGGCCGCACCCCTACCCCCTCATGGTGCGCGAGTTCCAGCGGGTGATCGGCCGCGAGGCGAGGGCCCAGGTGCTCGCGGCGGAGGGGCGGCTCCCCGACGCGGTCGTGGCCTGCGTCGGCGGCGGTTCCAACGCCATGGGGATCTTCGCCGACTTCGTGGACGACACGGACGTCCGGCTGGTGGGCGTCGAAGCCGCCGGGCGCGGCCTGCACACCGGGAAGCACTGCATGAGCCTCCAGGCGGGACGGCCGGGGGTCCTGCACGGCGCTTTCAGCTACCTGCTGCAGGACGACGACGGCCAGGTTCTGGAGAGCCACTCCGTCGCCGCCGGGCTCGACTACCCCGGCGTCGGGCCGGAGCACGCCTGGCTGAAGGCCACGGGCCGGGCCGAGTACGTGGGCGTCACGGACGACGAGGCCCTGGAAGCCTTCGCCGCCCTCTCGGCGGCCGAGGGGATCATCCCGGCCCTGGAGTCGGCCCACGCCCTGGCCCACGCGCTGAAGATGACGGAATCGGCGGCCCCGGGAACGCTCCTGCTGGTCAACCTCAGCGGCCGGGGGGACAAGGACCTCGACCAGGTCCGCTCCCAGCCCCGGATGCGCGCCCTGATGTCCGATCCCCCTCCTCCCCCCCAAACCCTTAAGGAGCACTGA
- the aroF gene encoding 3-deoxy-7-phosphoheptulonate synthase, with protein sequence MIVVLKPGSDKAAAQELLDRIEAMGCKPLYMPGTERVVLGAIGDERVLAKLHLESYPQVESVTPILAPYKLVSRELHPHDTVVNLGEGVAVGADRFVVIAGPCAVESAELMDRTARIVKEHGARALRGGAFKPRTSPYSFQGLGVEGLEILAAVGKATGMPVVTEAMDIGDVEMVARHADVIQIGARNMQNFRLLQVAGQARKPVLLKRGLAASVKDLLLAAEYVCSEGNPDVILCERGIRTFETATRNTLDLSAVPYVKQRSHLPVVVDPSHGTGVRELVGPMAYAAAACGADGIIVEVHPDPARALSDGEQSLYPEQFAAVMRRLKPFVEAAGRTL encoded by the coding sequence ATGATCGTCGTGTTGAAACCCGGCAGCGACAAGGCGGCCGCCCAGGAACTGCTCGACCGGATCGAGGCGATGGGCTGCAAACCCCTCTACATGCCCGGCACCGAGCGGGTCGTCCTCGGCGCCATCGGGGACGAGCGGGTGCTGGCGAAGCTGCACCTGGAGAGCTACCCCCAGGTGGAGAGCGTCACGCCCATCCTGGCCCCCTACAAACTGGTCAGCCGCGAGCTGCACCCCCACGACACGGTGGTGAACCTGGGCGAGGGCGTAGCGGTGGGGGCCGACCGGTTCGTGGTGATCGCCGGCCCCTGCGCCGTGGAGTCCGCGGAACTGATGGACCGCACCGCCCGGATCGTGAAGGAACACGGGGCCCGGGCTCTCCGGGGCGGCGCCTTCAAGCCCCGCACCAGCCCCTACAGCTTCCAGGGCCTGGGCGTGGAGGGCCTGGAGATCCTGGCCGCCGTGGGGAAAGCGACCGGCATGCCCGTGGTGACCGAGGCCATGGACATCGGCGACGTGGAGATGGTGGCCCGCCACGCCGACGTGATCCAGATCGGCGCCCGGAACATGCAGAACTTCCGACTGCTCCAGGTGGCGGGGCAGGCCCGCAAGCCGGTCCTGCTCAAGCGCGGCCTGGCCGCCAGCGTCAAGGACCTGCTCCTGGCCGCCGAGTACGTCTGCAGCGAGGGGAACCCGGACGTGATCCTCTGCGAGCGGGGGATCCGGACCTTCGAGACCGCCACCCGCAACACCCTGGACCTGAGCGCCGTCCCCTACGTCAAGCAGCGGAGCCATCTGCCCGTCGTCGTGGACCCTTCCCACGGCACGGGGGTTCGGGAGCTGGTGGGGCCCATGGCCTACGCCGCCGCCGCCTGCGGGGCGGACGGGATCATCGTGGAGGTCCACCCCGACCCCGCGCGGGCCCTCTCCGACGGCGAGCAGTCCCTCTACCCGGAGCAGTTCGCCGCCGTGATGCGACGGCTCAAACCCTTCGTCGAAGCGGCGGGGAGAACGTTATGA
- a CDS encoding aminodeoxychorismate/anthranilate synthase component II: MNILFIDNFDSFSFNVVHDLRVRGARVDVWRNDIPADRALELAMALPKPALVVVSPGPGAPRDAGCCVELIRQAGGRIPLFGVCLGHQALVEAFGGVVGFAGEVVHGKSSWIEHTGDGIFEGLPSPLMAGRYHSLAAETVPDCLRVTARTGAVVMAVEHGTLALAGVQFHPESILTPLGGKILDNVLRWAGARQAGRATPDGAVAGGGRA, encoded by the coding sequence ATGAACATTCTTTTCATCGACAATTTCGACTCCTTCAGTTTCAACGTGGTCCACGACCTGCGGGTTCGCGGCGCCCGGGTCGATGTGTGGCGCAACGACATCCCGGCGGACCGGGCCCTCGAACTGGCGATGGCACTCCCGAAACCTGCCCTGGTCGTGGTGTCGCCCGGCCCCGGGGCGCCCCGCGACGCCGGATGTTGCGTGGAGTTGATCCGGCAAGCGGGTGGTCGAATTCCTCTCTTCGGCGTCTGTCTCGGCCACCAGGCCCTCGTGGAGGCCTTCGGCGGCGTGGTGGGGTTCGCCGGCGAGGTGGTCCACGGGAAATCCTCCTGGATCGAGCACACGGGCGACGGGATCTTCGAGGGTCTCCCCTCGCCGCTTATGGCGGGCCGTTATCACTCCCTGGCGGCGGAGACGGTCCCCGATTGCCTGCGGGTCACCGCCCGGACCGGCGCGGTGGTCATGGCGGTGGAGCACGGGACGCTCGCCCTGGCGGGCGTTCAGTTCCACCCCGAGTCGATCCTGACGCCCCTGGGCGGCAAGATCCTGGACAACGTCCTCCGGTGGGCCGGGGCCCGGCAGGCCGGCCGGGCGACGCCGGACGGCGCCGTCGCGGGAGGCGGCCGTGCGTGA
- a CDS encoding anthranilate synthase component 1, whose protein sequence is MNTPLPATGQCLPLVRVLADAPEPHALFAVLTDRGTRRDTLLLESGDRSTQQGEKSLLVTRAAVRLRCFGRDVEAAALNPNGTGLVAWLKERLAGTAAVVADEPGRLVLRFPPPPPGEDAARLLAPSPADALRALVRGQSVVGDQSSLGPILAGSFAYDFIDSCEALPPGKPALRPWPDYEFLLPDEMAWVNHRTHTTTVIAHVFGGPGAEAAYHDATASIRKVAAAVETLQIHGEAPEAPATPGETARPAPVADLSDAAYAACVRRMKEHIVAGDVIQIVPSRTFSVPCRQPFAAYRRLRAHNPSPYMFFLNGEHGVLFGASPETAVKVEGRPPRFEIRPIAGTRPRGFTAEGEIDPDLDNRLEAELRLSAKEVAEHMMLLDLARNDVARVSRPGTRRVDRLLQVDRYSHVMHLVSRVSGELNEGMDGLHAYVAGMNMGTLVGAPKMKAAELLRLYEESRRGPYGGAVGYLAHDGSLDTCIVIRSAWVCDGVAHVRAGAGIVYDSDPDAEAAETRQKAEAVLKAIE, encoded by the coding sequence ATGAACACCCCCCTGCCCGCGACCGGCCAGTGCCTTCCCCTGGTGCGCGTCCTCGCCGACGCCCCCGAACCCCACGCCCTCTTCGCCGTCCTGACGGACCGCGGGACACGCCGCGACACCCTCCTGCTTGAATCCGGCGACCGCAGCACCCAGCAGGGGGAGAAGAGCCTTCTCGTAACGCGTGCCGCGGTCCGCCTGCGCTGTTTCGGCCGGGACGTCGAGGCGGCGGCTCTCAACCCCAACGGCACGGGGCTGGTGGCCTGGCTGAAGGAGCGCCTGGCCGGGACGGCCGCGGTGGTCGCCGACGAACCCGGGCGGCTCGTCCTTCGCTTCCCGCCGCCCCCGCCCGGCGAGGACGCCGCCCGGCTCCTCGCCCCGTCGCCCGCGGACGCACTGCGGGCGCTGGTCCGCGGCCAGTCGGTGGTGGGGGACCAGTCCTCCCTCGGGCCCATCCTGGCGGGGTCCTTCGCTTACGACTTCATCGACAGCTGCGAGGCCCTCCCGCCCGGCAAACCCGCCCTGCGGCCCTGGCCGGACTACGAGTTCCTCCTCCCCGACGAGATGGCCTGGGTCAACCACCGGACCCACACCACCACCGTCATCGCCCACGTGTTCGGCGGGCCCGGCGCCGAGGCCGCCTACCACGACGCCACGGCGTCCATCCGGAAGGTGGCGGCCGCCGTCGAGACGCTCCAGATCCACGGGGAGGCGCCCGAGGCTCCGGCAACGCCCGGGGAGACGGCCCGGCCGGCCCCCGTCGCCGACCTGTCCGATGCGGCGTACGCGGCGTGCGTCCGCAGGATGAAGGAACACATCGTCGCCGGGGACGTGATCCAGATCGTCCCCAGCCGGACCTTCTCCGTTCCCTGCCGGCAACCCTTCGCGGCCTACCGCCGGCTGCGGGCCCACAACCCCAGCCCCTACATGTTCTTCCTCAACGGGGAGCACGGCGTCCTCTTCGGCGCCTCCCCCGAGACCGCCGTGAAGGTGGAGGGGCGGCCGCCCCGCTTCGAGATCCGCCCCATCGCCGGGACCCGCCCGCGGGGGTTCACCGCCGAGGGGGAGATCGACCCCGACCTGGACAACCGGCTCGAGGCGGAACTTCGCCTGAGCGCCAAGGAGGTGGCCGAGCACATGATGCTCCTGGACCTCGCCCGCAACGACGTGGCCCGGGTGAGCCGCCCCGGCACCCGGCGGGTGGACCGGCTCCTGCAGGTGGACCGCTACTCCCACGTGATGCACCTCGTCTCCCGGGTGAGCGGCGAGCTGAACGAGGGGATGGACGGCCTCCACGCCTACGTGGCGGGGATGAACATGGGGACGCTGGTGGGCGCCCCGAAGATGAAGGCCGCCGAACTCCTCCGCCTCTACGAGGAAAGCCGCCGCGGCCCCTATGGCGGGGCCGTGGGCTACCTGGCCCACGACGGCTCCCTGGACACCTGCATCGTGATCCGCTCGGCGTGGGTCTGCGACGGGGTCGCCCACGTCCGGGCCGGCGCGGGCATCGTCTACGACTCCGACCCCGACGCGGAGGCCGCCGAGACCCGCCAAAAGGCGGAAGCGGTCCTGAAGGCGATCGAATAA
- the aroC gene encoding chorismate synthase, which translates to MASNSFGEILRVTTFGESHGPGIGVVVDGYPPAFPVDLAAIQREMDRRRPGQSGIATPRQEKDRVEVLSGLFEGRTTGAPLTLWVRNDDARPSDYDDLRDRFRPGHADYTWWRKYGVRDHRGGGRTSGRETAARVAAGALVRQLLAPQGISVTGHVVRVGPVWAEAFDPTEIERNPVRCADAQAARRMADVIGEARDAGDSVGGIVEVRADGVPAGLGDPVFGKLEARLGAAFLSIGAVKGVEFGDGFALAGMRGSEANDALRPGGFATNHAGGTLGGISTGATVVARLAVKPASSIARPQDTVDVDGNPVVLEVRGRHDPCICPRLVPVAEAMACLVLGDAWLRQRPYAAGPPQIEEGRISP; encoded by the coding sequence ATGGCATCCAATTCGTTCGGTGAGATACTGAGGGTCACCACCTTCGGCGAGAGCCACGGGCCCGGGATCGGCGTGGTGGTGGACGGCTACCCCCCCGCCTTCCCGGTGGACCTCGCGGCGATCCAGCGCGAGATGGACCGGCGCCGGCCGGGGCAGTCCGGCATCGCCACCCCGCGGCAGGAGAAGGACCGCGTGGAGGTCCTCTCCGGCCTCTTCGAGGGCCGCACCACGGGGGCCCCCCTCACGCTGTGGGTCCGCAACGACGACGCCCGGCCGTCGGACTACGACGACCTGCGCGACCGCTTCCGGCCGGGGCACGCCGACTACACCTGGTGGCGCAAGTACGGCGTCCGCGACCACCGCGGCGGCGGCCGGACCTCGGGGCGGGAGACCGCGGCCCGGGTGGCGGCCGGGGCGCTGGTCCGCCAGCTGCTCGCCCCGCAGGGGATCTCGGTCACCGGCCACGTGGTGCGGGTCGGCCCGGTTTGGGCCGAGGCCTTCGACCCCACCGAGATCGAGCGCAACCCCGTTCGCTGCGCCGACGCGCAGGCCGCCCGGCGGATGGCCGACGTGATCGGCGAGGCCCGGGACGCGGGGGACTCCGTGGGCGGCATCGTGGAAGTCCGGGCCGACGGCGTGCCCGCCGGCCTCGGCGACCCGGTCTTCGGAAAGCTGGAGGCGCGCTTGGGCGCCGCCTTCCTTTCCATCGGCGCCGTGAAGGGCGTGGAGTTCGGCGACGGCTTCGCCCTGGCCGGCATGCGGGGATCGGAAGCCAACGACGCCCTCCGGCCGGGCGGCTTCGCCACCAACCACGCCGGCGGGACCCTGGGCGGGATCTCCACGGGGGCGACCGTCGTGGCCCGCCTGGCGGTGAAGCCCGCCTCCTCCATCGCCAGGCCCCAGGACACGGTGGACGTCGACGGGAACCCCGTGGTCCTCGAGGTCCGCGGCCGTCACGACCCCTGCATCTGCCCCCGCCTGGTCCCCGTCGCCGAGGCCATGGCCTGCCTGGTCCTGGGCGACGCCTGGCTCCGCCAGCGGCCCTACGCGGCGGGGCCCCCGCAAATCGAGGAAGGGAGGATTTCCCCATGA
- the trpA gene encoding tryptophan synthase subunit alpha has protein sequence MTRYETLFARLAASGEGAFVPFTVLGDPDPERSLTILHTLADAGADALELGIPFSDPVADGPTIQKADIRALEAGMTPGGALDLVRRFRERNREIPVGLLVYANLVEARGRDAFYRRCADVGIDSVLVADAPTLEAGPYAAGARAHGIAPVLIAAPNSRDEDLAAVARLAEGYTYVVTRGGVTGADEHARTDHRALVARLRDAGAPPALLGFGISKPEHVRDALRAGAAGAISGSAMVALVERHAGDPDALRSELAAFVRAMKAATRG, from the coding sequence ATGACCCGATACGAAACCCTGTTTGCCCGCCTGGCCGCTTCCGGCGAGGGGGCCTTCGTCCCCTTCACGGTCCTGGGCGACCCGGACCCCGAACGGAGCCTGACCATCCTCCACACCCTCGCGGACGCCGGCGCCGACGCCCTGGAGCTGGGCATCCCCTTCTCCGACCCGGTGGCGGACGGCCCCACCATCCAGAAAGCCGACATCCGGGCCCTGGAGGCCGGCATGACACCGGGCGGCGCCCTCGACCTGGTCCGCCGGTTCCGGGAGCGGAACCGCGAGATTCCGGTCGGGCTTCTGGTCTACGCCAACCTCGTGGAGGCCCGGGGACGGGACGCCTTCTACCGGCGGTGCGCCGACGTCGGGATCGACTCGGTCCTGGTGGCGGACGCGCCGACACTGGAGGCGGGGCCTTACGCGGCCGGCGCCCGGGCGCACGGCATCGCGCCGGTCCTGATCGCCGCCCCCAACAGCCGGGACGAGGACCTTGCCGCGGTGGCCCGCCTCGCCGAGGGCTACACCTACGTCGTGACCCGCGGCGGCGTCACCGGCGCCGACGAGCACGCCCGCACCGACCACCGCGCCCTGGTCGCCCGGCTGCGGGACGCCGGCGCGCCCCCCGCGCTGCTGGGCTTCGGGATCTCGAAGCCGGAGCACGTCCGCGACGCCCTTCGCGCCGGCGCCGCGGGCGCCATCAGCGGCTCGGCCATGGTGGCCCTCGTCGAGCGCCACGCCGGCGATCCGGACGCCCTGCGCAGCGAACTGGCGGCCTTCGTAAGGGCCATGAAGGCGGCAACGAGAGGGTAA
- the trpCF gene encoding bifunctional indole-3-glycerol-phosphate synthase TrpC/phosphoribosylanthranilate isomerase TrpF, with protein MIMVLEEILERKRQDVRERMARRPLAAFSADLRPSDRSLRAAFRPGRTAFILECKKASPSRGLIRADFDPVRLAEAFDPVADAISVLADEPFFQGSLADVRRVRERVSLPVLCKDFVVDPYQVYEARLHGADAVLLMLSVLDNPTATACLEAARSLAQDTLVEVHDEAELRRALALGAGVVGINNRDFRTLRTDLAVTERLAPLVPPGVALVCESGIRGRADVARLRRLAGGFLVGTSLMETPDPGRAARELVFGRVKVCGLTSPADAAAAWRAGAVYGGLIFAAESPRCVTPEQARRVRDAAPLRWAGVFVNAPIDRVRWAVVDLDLAVVQLHGEEDAGYVRTLKAALPPTAEVWKAHRVAGPVPAPAAREARGIMIPALAASGADRLLLDTQRSGRRGGTGETFDWSVLRDHPERDRLVVAGGIRPANAREAATLGAFALDVNSGVESAPGVKDEGLLLRLFEELRG; from the coding sequence ATGATCATGGTGCTTGAGGAGATCCTGGAGAGGAAGCGGCAGGATGTGCGGGAGCGGATGGCGCGACGGCCGCTGGCGGCGTTCTCCGCGGACCTTCGGCCGTCGGACCGAAGCCTGCGCGCCGCCTTCCGCCCCGGCCGGACCGCCTTCATCCTCGAGTGCAAGAAGGCGTCCCCTTCCCGAGGTTTGATCCGGGCCGACTTCGACCCCGTCCGGCTGGCGGAGGCTTTCGACCCCGTCGCCGACGCCATTTCCGTCCTGGCCGACGAACCCTTCTTCCAGGGGAGCCTGGCGGACGTCCGCCGGGTCCGGGAGCGGGTTTCGCTCCCCGTCCTCTGCAAGGACTTCGTGGTGGACCCCTACCAGGTGTACGAGGCCCGCCTGCACGGCGCCGACGCCGTCCTCCTCATGCTCTCCGTCCTGGACAACCCCACGGCGACGGCCTGCCTGGAGGCGGCCCGGTCCCTCGCCCAGGACACCCTCGTGGAGGTGCACGACGAGGCCGAGCTGAGGCGCGCCCTGGCGCTGGGCGCCGGCGTCGTGGGGATCAACAACCGCGATTTCAGGACCCTGCGCACCGACCTCGCCGTGACGGAACGGCTGGCGCCCCTCGTCCCGCCGGGGGTGGCCCTCGTCTGCGAGTCGGGCATCCGCGGACGGGCGGACGTGGCACGGCTTCGGCGCCTCGCCGGGGGGTTCCTGGTGGGCACCTCCCTCATGGAAACGCCCGACCCCGGGCGGGCCGCCCGCGAACTGGTCTTCGGGCGAGTGAAGGTCTGCGGCCTTACGTCCCCGGCGGACGCCGCCGCCGCCTGGCGGGCGGGCGCCGTCTACGGCGGGCTGATCTTCGCGGCCGAGTCGCCCCGGTGCGTGACGCCGGAGCAGGCCCGGCGGGTCCGGGACGCCGCCCCGCTCCGGTGGGCGGGCGTTTTCGTGAACGCCCCGATCGACCGGGTCCGCTGGGCGGTGGTTGACCTGGACCTGGCGGTCGTCCAGCTCCACGGCGAGGAGGATGCCGGGTACGTTCGCACCCTGAAGGCCGCGCTCCCGCCCACCGCGGAGGTCTGGAAGGCGCACCGCGTGGCAGGCCCGGTCCCGGCGCCGGCGGCCCGGGAGGCGCGGGGCATCATGATCCCGGCGCTGGCGGCGTCCGGCGCGGACCGGCTGCTGCTGGACACCCAACGGTCGGGCCGTCGCGGCGGCACCGGCGAGACCTTCGACTGGTCGGTCCTGCGGGATCACCCCGAACGGGACCGGCTGGTGGTCGCCGGCGGCATCCGCCCCGCGAACGCACGCGAGGCCGCCACTCTGGGCGCTTTCGCCCTCGACGTCAACTCCGGCGTGGAGTCGGCCCCGGGGGTCAAGGACGAGGGGCTGCTGCTGCGGCTGTTCGAGGAATTGAGAGGATAG